AGGTCAACAACATAATGCAAAATTAAAGCCAATTTCTCTGAATGGATTTAAATCATCATAATCATAagcttttaataaattgtaaaaatttaaaaaaccacGTCGgcatttttttgatacCTTACATCATACCGGGCATTCCACCCATGCCACCCATTCCGGGAGGACCAGCAGGGGCCTTGGACTCTTCAGGAGCATCGACGATGGCACATTCGGTGGTACCCATTAATGAGGCGACTCCACTAGCATCAACTAAACCGGTACGTACGACCTTTAGGGGATCCAAAACAccaatttcatttaaatcaaCAAAACGATCCTTAGCAATATCATAACCGATGTTAAATTCCTTGCCATAAAGCTCCTTAAGTTTACCAACAATCAAGTTACCCTCTAATCCAGCATTTTCAAGAATGGTTTGAGCGGGACGAGTGATAGCTTTGCGAACAATTTCGACGCCAAGCTTTTGATCAAAGTTATTTGTAGGAATGTCTCCTAAGCGAAGACTAGCCTTAACAAAAGAGGTACCAGCACCTGGGAGAACACCCTCGGAAACAGCAGCCTTAACAGCATTCAATGCATCAACAATACGGTCTTTCTTCTCGTTGACTTCAACTTCACTGGAGCCTCCAACCTTAATAACAGCAATACCACCGCTCAATTTGGCCAATCTCTCTTgaagcttttctttttcgtaTTCAGTGAGATTAGGGTCGGCCATGACACCACGAATCTGTTCACAACGGTCGTTAACTTTAACATGGTCACCAGCACCTTTCATAATGATAGTGTCTTCCTTGGTGACAGTTACAGAGCCACAGCTACCCAAATGATGGGGTTGAGCCTTTTCGATGGAaacatcaatttcatcattgAACACGGCACTATCAGTCAAGACGGCTAAATCTCCAAGCATATTACGACGGTTGTCACCAAAGCCAGGGGCTTTAATAGCAACAACTTGTAATTGCCCACGAAGCTTGTTTAAGATACAAGCAGCCAAAGCTTCACCATCAACGTCCTCTGCGATGATAACTAAGGGACGACGCTGCTGAGCGGCAAGCTCCAAAGAGGGAAGAATGTCTTGGACAGCAGACACTTTCTTTTcagaaagaagaataagaggattttcaaattcaacCTTTTGTGATTTGACATCGGTAATAAAGTAAGGAGAAATGTAACCACGATCAAACTTCATACCCTCAGTAACCTCTAATTCGTCGCTTATTGTGCGCCCTTCTTTGACGGTGATAACGCCTTCTTTACCAACACGTTCCATGGCTTTAGCAAGAAGCTCACCGATATGAGTGTCACCGTTAGCAGAGATGGTAGCGACTTGGGAAATCTCTTCAGAAGTAGTAATATCACGCTTATTGGCTTGCAAAAATTCGACGACGTTATCAACAGCAAGTTGAATTCCCCGGCGAAGGTCCATAGGGTTGCAACCGGCAGCCACGTTACGAACAGTCTCAGAAAAGATGGCACGAGTTAAAACAGTAGCAGTAGTGGTACCATCACCAGCAACTTCATTAGTCTTGCTTGCAACATCCTGAACTAGTCTTGCACCAAGGTTTTCGAATTTATCTTTCAAACTTACACTACGGGCGACAGTTACACCGTCCTTAGTGATTTTAGGGGAACCAAAAGGTTGGTCAATCAAGACATTACGGCCCTTTGGTCCCAAAGTTACAGATACGGCACGAGCAAGAGTATCGACACCGGTGAGTAAAGATGCGCGAGCATCAACACCAAATTTTAAGTCTTTAGCATATGTACGAACTTGAGGGACGGCAAATCTGCCGGGGATTCGACGACCAGCAATTCTTAAAGGTAGACGAGATACACTGGAAGAAAGGAAGCTCACCATTATgtttaattaatgaaataaaatgaagttgtaaaaaatggttttttttaatgcacCCAAAAAGAGATATAAAGAAATGTAAAGTTATCTAACGCAAATACAACCCACACGTTAGGAATATAACCAGCTAGCTGTCCCtgcaaaaataaatgcttGCAGCTTTTAGATATATTATTGGTTTTAAAATACGTGAAATACTCTTCACTATTTTCCGCTTAATGAAATTCCAAACAAGGCTAGGCAGACGATAAGTTAGCTATAATAGACATTATATATACTGTGACTGCCTGATATTCTAGAAAGAACTTTGATGGGATAAAGATTGACATGCCGGCAAATAGCCAATAGAAAAGCGACCAAATTTTAAGAATAGGTTTGGTAGCttcttgaagaaaaatatcgAAAAATAGTGTATTGCATTGTTTATCGCTAAACGgcttctaaaaaattaaaacatataGAGCAAGAACGGGGAGCGTTTTCATTTAGTCGATTTACAGTCATTAAAAcctctaaaaaaaatgcggTGCTCGACTATGGTCAATGTGCCGTTTCTTCGTGATTATTCAAATAAGAAAGATCAACtcaatttatcaaattaaaaagtcGTAAATGTTCTatacttatttaaaaagtaatacTAAACGATACAGCAGATACGAGATACGTTTAGACAAAATCATCAAGTATCCACTAAAAACAGtgcgaaaaaaaataataataacaaaaaaaaaatagtgcAATCATATCTTgacgaaaaaaatcatacaAATGACAACCGAACTCTCATAATCGAAATTGAATTCTTTAACACATTATCAAATCAATAACACGGAAAAGAATTTAGGCACAATTAGCCAAACAGCCATTAAAATGAAGCCATCATTCGTAATAGTTAAAAACCGAGTGACACTAACGTGAACAA
This portion of the Schizosaccharomyces pombe strain 972h- genome assembly, chromosome: I genome encodes:
- the mcp60 gene encoding protein Mcp60, producing MVSFLSSSVSRLPLRIAGRRIPGRFAVPQVRTYAKDLKFGVDARASLLTGVDTLARAVSVTLGPKGRNVLIDQPFGSPKITKDGVTVARSVSLKDKFENLGARLVQDVASKTNEVAGDGTTTATVLTRAIFSETVRNVAAGCNPMDLRRGIQLAVDNVVEFLQANKRDITTSEEISQVATISANGDTHIGELLAKAMERVGKEGVITVKEGRTISDELEVTEGMKFDRGYISPYFITDVKSQKVEFENPLILLSEKKVSAVQDILPSLELAAQQRRPLVIIAEDVDGEALAACILNKLRGQLQVVAIKAPGFGDNRRNMLGDLAVLTDSAVFNDEIDVSIEKAQPHHLGSCGSVTVTKEDTIIMKGAGDHVKVNDRCEQIRGVMADPNLTEYEKEKLQERLAKLSGGIAVIKVGGSSEVEVNEKKDRIVDALNAVKAAVSEGVLPGAGTSFVKASLRLGDIPTNNFDQKLGVEIVRKAITRPAQTILENAGLEGNLIVGKLKELYGKEFNIGYDIAKDRFVDLNEIGVLDPLKVVRTGLVDASGVASLMGTTECAIVDAPEESKAPAGPPGMGGMGGMPGMM